Sequence from the Egibacter rhizosphaerae genome:
GCCGACGGGCTCACCGCCCACCGCGCCCGCTTCGGACTGGCAGCCCGAGGAATGTGGCCACCGGAGCTCGGCTACCGGCCCGCAGGGGACGTCGACGACCCCGCGCGGGTAGCGGTGGGCAGGCAGTCGGACGGAAGCCTGCGGTTGCCGGGGAAAGGCGTCGACCTCCCCGGCCTGGAGGCCCTCTGGGAGGAGGTCGGGATCGACCACGTGGTCCTCGACGGGCCGACCCTCGCGGAGGGGGCCGGCGCCGCTCCCCGCGACTGGTCGCGGGTCGGGGCGACGCTGCCAGCCCCCGGATGGTCGCTGGACGCGGTCGACGGCCCGGTGCGCATCGGCACCAGCGACGTCCTCGCCTTCGGCCGCAATCTGCCCGTGAGCTACGCCGTGTGGAGCCCCGTCGGCGGATATCCCGCGGACCCCGCGTACCGGGACTTCCACGCGCGCGACCTCGAGGGCGGCTTCAAGACCTGGCGCGTCACCGGGCCGCGCTTCGCGGGTGACGACGGGCGCGCCGCAGGCGGCAAAGAACCGTACGACCCCGTGGCCGCGCGCGAGCGAGCGATCGCCCACGCGGACGAGTTCCTACGGCTGCTCCGTCGGTACGCGGAGGGCAGAGACGGGATCGTCGTCGCCGCGTACGACACCGAGCTGTTCGGGCATTGGTGGCACGAAGGGCCGGTCTGGCTCGAGCGCGTGCTCCGCGGACTCGTCGACGACCCCACCCTGCGCCCGACCTCCCTCGCGGGACACCTCGGGCGGGGTGCGGCAGCGCCACGCCTGGACCTGCCGGAGTCCTCGTGGGGCGCGGGCAAGCGACACGCGGCGTGGGCCACCCCCGAGACGCGGGATCTCTGGGAGCGCGTGGAAGATGCACAGCGCGCGTTCGCGGGGGTCCCCGGCGGCCGACGCCGAGAGGTGTGCGCACGACAGCTCGAGCTGCTCGAAGCGAGCGACTGGCCCTTCATGGTGAGCCACGGCACGACCGCCCGGTACGGCCGCCAGCGAGCACTCACGCACCACGCCCGCTTCGCGTCCGCCCTCCGGGGCGAGGCCCTCCCGGAACTCGAGCACGTCGACGGGCCCCCGGTGGCCCGCGCCGCGGGAGCTGCCGGGTCTCAGCCGTCCAGTGGGTCGCCGGGGATGGACTGACCACGGCGGCGGAGATCGTTCGCCTCCTCGGCGGTCATGCCGGCGGGCAGGCGGCTGCGCACCACCCGGGCGGGCACCCCCACCGCGATGGCATAGGGCGGGATGCGCCGGTTCACCACGGTCTGGCTGCCGATCACGCTGCCCGACCCGATGTCGGCGCCTCGCAGGATCGAGGCCTTCTCGCCCACCCAGACGTCCTCGCCGATCCGCACCGGACGTTTGGCGATGCCCTGCTGGCGTATGGGCACGTCGAGGCGCTCGTGGCGGTGGTCGAAGTCGGTCACGTAGATCCAGTCCGACAGCAGGCTGTCGCTGCCGATCTCCACGTCGAGGTAGGTGTTGACCACGTTGCCGCGCCCCAGCACGACCTTCGTCCCGAGGCGGAGCTCCCCCTCGTGCGCACGCAGCGCGGTCCGGTCGCCGAGCCAACACCAGGGTCCCAGGACGAGCCGACTGCGGCCGCGGCGCTGTCGGAGCTCGACCCGGCGGCCGAGGAACGCGGCGCCCTGCCACTGGATCGTGGGGTGGCGGAGCCGAGCCGTGAGGAACCTCGCGTACTGGGCCAGATGCTGCGGGGTGAACATCCGGTGCTCGACGGCGAACCGGACGGCCCGTCGCCAGTGCCGCTGGGGCAGCCGCGGACCGGGCGGGGGCCCGGGGCGGTCGGGATCGTCGGCCGCGGCGATGGCCTCGGCGCGCCGCAACCCTTCTCGCGCGGTCGCGGCGGCGACGAGCAGCTCACGGTGGCGCCGGGCGAGGTCGCGGGCGACGTCCCGCCGCTCCGTCGGCGACGCGTCCGGCCAGTCGGCCTCCATCATCCGGCGCGCTCGCCTCCGGCGATCCCGGTCACCAGACAGTTGTAGAAGGCGGCCTTCGGCACGACGCGGGCGGCGACGCGCTGATCGAACGCGAAGAGGTGCTGCCACGCCCGATAGACGGTCCAGGCGTAGCGCGGACCGAGGCGTTGAGCGCCCACCATCCCCTCGACGGTCCGTGCGACCCACCCCAGCCAGTTCGCGGTGAGTTCCTCGGTCTCGCTGCGCACGTCCTCGAAGCCCGCAGCACGCGCGTGGGCCTCCAGCTCGTCCGGACGAAAGCAGTGCAGGTCCACCTCCCATTCGAGCGCCGCGGCACGCGCGTCCTCGACGGTCGAGACGTGCGCGGGATCGGCGAGCACTCGCTCGGCACCGGCGACCACGGCCGCGAGCTTCACGCCCACGCGCCCCACACGCTTGAACTGCGCCGCGATGCGATCGCCGGTCAGGGTGGGTTCCCCGGCGATGACCAGCCGCCCGCCCGGTCGGAGCACCCTGCGGAACTCGCGGAAGGCGGCGGCGACATCGGGCAGGTGGTGCACCAC
This genomic interval carries:
- a CDS encoding 1,4-alpha-glucan branching protein domain-containing protein, whose protein sequence is MDVALVLHTHLPRLARNGAFPVGEQWLHEAVTESYLPVLEVLERLASAGHRDLATVGVTPVLAEQLADPYVIDELRGWTGRRLIDLQWTIGRYGATDRGRLHGAWRHEWRRWQRTHELVEGRVRRDGLVRPFATLAETGVIELLGGPATHPYLPLHADLDRARAQLADGLTAHRARFGLAARGMWPPELGYRPAGDVDDPARVAVGRQSDGSLRLPGKGVDLPGLEALWEEVGIDHVVLDGPTLAEGAGAAPRDWSRVGATLPAPGWSLDAVDGPVRIGTSDVLAFGRNLPVSYAVWSPVGGYPADPAYRDFHARDLEGGFKTWRVTGPRFAGDDGRAAGGKEPYDPVAARERAIAHADEFLRLLRRYAEGRDGIVVAAYDTELFGHWWHEGPVWLERVLRGLVDDPTLRPTSLAGHLGRGAAAPRLDLPESSWGAGKRHAAWATPETRDLWERVEDAQRAFAGVPGGRRREVCARQLELLEASDWPFMVSHGTTARYGRQRALTHHARFASALRGEALPELEHVDGPPVARAAGAAGSQPSSGSPGMD
- a CDS encoding class I SAM-dependent methyltransferase encodes the protein MDIKTKQVVYHDWEADHYDEKWSISFDDRCISYVADRFRTAAPEPDGPYDAALEVGCGTGFFVLNLAQAGIVRRATVTDVSPEMVRACKTNGQRLGIEVDGGPADAEALPFDDASFDLVVGHAVVHHLPDVAAAFREFRRVLRPGGRLVIAGEPTLTGDRIAAQFKRVGRVGVKLAAVVAGAERVLADPAHVSTVEDARAAALEWEVDLHCFRPDELEAHARAAGFEDVRSETEELTANWLGWVARTVEGMVGAQRLGPRYAWTVYRAWQHLFAFDQRVAARVVPKAAFYNCLVTGIAGGERAG
- a CDS encoding acyltransferase — translated: MMEADWPDASPTERRDVARDLARRHRELLVAAATAREGLRRAEAIAAADDPDRPGPPPGPRLPQRHWRRAVRFAVEHRMFTPQHLAQYARFLTARLRHPTIQWQGAAFLGRRVELRQRRGRSRLVLGPWCWLGDRTALRAHEGELRLGTKVVLGRGNVVNTYLDVEIGSDSLLSDWIYVTDFDHRHERLDVPIRQQGIAKRPVRIGEDVWVGEKASILRGADIGSGSVIGSQTVVNRRIPPYAIAVGVPARVVRSRLPAGMTAEEANDLRRRGQSIPGDPLDG